CGCGATAGTTTTTCCGCAAAGAAATAGCCGATTGCCGAAAAGTCCCTGACGGTCTCCGGTCGTGATGTTTGCCAGCTGTCAAAGATATTGTACTGCGGGGTTTGGGCAGCGATATTACTGACCTGTAACAAGCGGATATTCGGATTGCTGCTGCCTGGGAGGATATCCAGGATCTCCTGCAGCTTATTGGCGCCGGACCATTGCATGTTGGACTGGCCCGAACAAAGCCAGACTTCGCCGATCATGATATCCTTAAGTTCCAGCTCCTGCTGCGGAGTGACCAGTTTAATGCTGTGCGGCCCACCCGCTTTCGGGGTTTCCAGCTGCGTGCGCCATGTCGCGTCACCGCTGACCACCACTGATAGGGTATCTTTGGACCAGGATGAAATCAGTTTGACCTGCTGTCCGGCTTTGGCCCAACCCCAGATATTCACCATAGACTGCCGTTGTAGCACCATATGATCCGAGAAGAATGCCGGCAGCCGTAAATTTTGCGCATATGCCTGGCATAGTATTAGGCAACAGGCGATTATAAATCCTACTTTCTTTTTCATCTTCTTTTTTGTTTATGCGCCAGCCTGGCGCAATTAGTCCGTCGCTATTGCTGGCCAAGACCTGTTTATTTTTGTTTTCCTTGGGATAGGTCTTTTTGCTGGATCTTATTGTATCGTATCATTTTTAACTTTCACCAACAGCAGTGCCAGCGCAGCCAGCAGCAGCCCGATTGCTACGACCTGATAGGTTATTGCCAGGCTTACATTGGCATCTTTCAGGGCACCCCCGACATACACCATCAGTCCGCCGACAATGGTGCTCAAAAAATTCAGGAAGCCATAGGCCGTGGCGCTGTAGCGGCTGTCGGCCACCTGCCGCAAGAGCGGCATCAGGTTGGCATCATTGAAACCACGCGCCAGTCCAAAAATAAGCATGGCGAGGATTGCCCAGGCAAAAACATTAGTCCAGGCCATAAAAAACAGAAATGGCGCGCCAATCACAAAACCGAGGACAATGACATAAAGCCGGGCCCGTTTATTTCGGCGTTGCCAGCGATCCGCCAGTAGTCCACCTATAATTACCCCGGCAAAAGATCCAATCTGCATATAACCTGTGGCCGAAATACCCGCTTCGCCGAGATCCAGACTGAACTGCTCCTTCAGGAATGTAGGCAGCCAGCCGTTGATCAACCAGTTTGCCATGCCCAGCACCGCAAAATAGACCATAATGACATAAAAGGAAGGCAGGCGAAATAAGCTATGCAGGATGGCTTTGAGCTGCACCTTCCCGACCTGCTCCGGTAGCGGTTCGTTCGGAGCGGTGGGAACAGTCCGGTCGCGCAAAGTATAAACCAGTAGCAGTGCGTACACAACACCAAAAAGGCCGAAGACGTGAAATCCCTGGCGCCAGCCCCAATATTCGGCGATATATCCGCCCAGACCGCCCATGGCCATTCCAGTATACAATCCGCACATATGCAGCCCCGTAGCCAGGGAACGTGTACGGCCGCTATGGTAATCGCTGATCAGTGCCAGGGCGGCAGGAATATAGCAAGCCTCACTGACACCCATCAACACCCTTGTCAGTAACAACTCGGGAAAGGAACGCGCATAACCTGTCCAAAGCGTAACCGCAGACCAGACGAATACCGAGAAAAGAATCACTTTCTTGCGGGAGTAGCGATCAGCCATATAGCCGCCAAAGGGACTCACAATGCCATAACACCATAAAAAGACGGCGGTGAGCAAGCCAAACTGCGCATCGTTCAACTTAAATTCACTGAGAATCGGATCCCGCATCGAAGTCATCAGCAGGCGGTCAAAATAGTTTAAAAAGGCGACCACCCACAGCAAGATGACGATCAGCCAAGCATAACGTTTTGATGTCGTGTTTATCATTATTTTGGGTTTATTCAAGTTTTGTTAACCGCGATACGCTAGTACATTCTTAAGCGTGATACGCTACTAACGTATTAAACGAGCTACTTTAGTACATTAAGGTTTAAAACGGGCCGTTAATATCCGGTTGGTCCGCACACCGGGTCGCACCTCACCCATCGGAATAACGATTTTATTGTCCAGTTGCACCAGACCGGTCGTCACCGGGGGCAATACCGCTGCTTCCAGACTCTCCGCTCGACCGCTGTTGTTGCAGAAAGGAAGCTGACCGGCATCCGCCCATGTGCGCTGCCGGATATGGTATGCCAGGATCCGGTCCGAGAAGCCGGGATGCCCCACAGGGCTTGCCGCAGCCAATGTGCCGTCATCACCGCCGAAAATTAGGAGCTGTCCCAATTTGACGTCAAAGGCGGCGGGACTGGGTGCCGCGGCGACAGCATGACTAAGGGCCGGTAGCTGCTGCCAAGTTCCATCTGCCGTCAGCAAATAGGTGTCTTTCAGATACTTCCGTTTGCCATTGATCAGTGTTACACCCGACAGCACAATCAGCTCCTCATCGGCATTTCCGGCCACGGCAAGCATGCGGCCTGGACCGGGGATGGCAGTCATTACCGTCCAGCCTTTTTCGGGATGATCCAGGTCCAGCCGCCAGCAGTTATTGTTTGCCGTCAAGGCATCGGGGCTATTGATGCCACCCAGGATATACCAATAATTTTGGATCCGGACCGAGGCACAGTTGGCGATCTTCGCCGGAAGATCCGGCAGCCGTACAAATGTGCCCATATTGGCTGAGACCTCCAGGTAATAAACCTCGTGGAGGTGTCCCGACTGATCGCTGCCACCAGCAATATATAAGTGGTCCTGATACGACGCATAGGCGCCGTAGCCCATCGCCCGGGGTAAGCGAAACGAAGCTGCATGTGAGGATCCGTCTTCCTCGATCACAAAAATCCGGTCCGACCAGACCTTCTGGCCACCCTTCCAGGGTGGAATGCCCGAAGGAAAATTAGCTCCGCCCATCACATAGACTTTGCCCTCTGCAGCGCCGACGTAGGCACCGGC
The window above is part of the Sphingobacterium sp. ML3W genome. Proteins encoded here:
- a CDS encoding MFS transporter, coding for MINTTSKRYAWLIVILLWVVAFLNYFDRLLMTSMRDPILSEFKLNDAQFGLLTAVFLWCYGIVSPFGGYMADRYSRKKVILFSVFVWSAVTLWTGYARSFPELLLTRVLMGVSEACYIPAALALISDYHSGRTRSLATGLHMCGLYTGMAMGGLGGYIAEYWGWRQGFHVFGLFGVVYALLLVYTLRDRTVPTAPNEPLPEQVGKVQLKAILHSLFRLPSFYVIMVYFAVLGMANWLINGWLPTFLKEQFSLDLGEAGISATGYMQIGSFAGVIIGGLLADRWQRRNKRARLYVIVLGFVIGAPFLFFMAWTNVFAWAILAMLIFGLARGFNDANLMPLLRQVADSRYSATAYGFLNFLSTIVGGLMVYVGGALKDANVSLAITYQVVAIGLLLAALALLLVKVKNDTIQ
- a CDS encoding galactose oxidase, translating into MWLCISKHWLFFVLFMGYLNGNAQSINRELDWDTAGHVPDPMGYAGAYVGAAEGKVYVMGGANFPSGIPPWKGGQKVWSDRIFVIEEDGSSHAASFRLPRAMGYGAYASYQDHLYIAGGSDQSGHLHEVYYLEVSANMGTFVRLPDLPAKIANCASVRIQNYWYILGGINSPDALTANNNCWRLDLDHPEKGWTVMTAIPGPGRMLAVAGNADEELIVLSGVTLINGKRKYLKDTYLLTADGTWQQLPALSHAVAAAPSPAAFDVKLGQLLIFGGDDGTLAAASPVGHPGFSDRILAYHIRQRTWADAGQLPFCNNSGRAESLEAAVLPPVTTGLVQLDNKIVIPMGEVRPGVRTNRILTARFKP